In Muribaculum gordoncarteri, the genomic window ATTCAAGATTGTCACGCATTTCGCCTCTCAACAACCATGCGACAGGATTGAACCAGCACAATATCGACAGAAATTCCGACATCAGCACATCCACCGAATGCAGCTGATCGACATGCACCGCTTCATGCGATATCACATTGTCATCGTCAATAAAGCCTTCGCTCACAAAAATAAATCCGAAGAATGAGAATGCGCCTGAATTGCCGGGCATCACGAAGAGCCTCCGGTCGGCAACCGTCATGTCATCGTAACGACGAACAAGCGCAAACACACTACCCACCCTCACGACAAGATAGAGCAACAGCACGGCAGCGACCGACGCATATAACGCAACGAGCAATGACTGCACATCAATTGTGACATTGTCGACAGCATTGTTGACTGCGCCGTGAACGACCTGTAACGCAGGGCCGACATAAGCGATACGGTTACCCACCGATTCGGCAGTCGTGCCGAAATCAATAAGCGGGAACACAACGGCCACCGTAATGCCTGTCAGCATAAAAGCACGCCTCCACTGAAAATGAGTGTCACGGCTCAGCACCAAACGATAGGCCAGATAGACTACCGTGACGATTACGTTGACCTCAAGCAGATATAAAAGGATTCCATTCATCACTTATCCTCCTCGCCTTTGTTTATAAGATCTATTATTTCACGAAGTTCGTCACTTGATATCTTATTGTCACGCGCAAAGAAGGTGACAAGCTCCTTGTAGGAGTTCTTGAAGTAAGAGCCGACGACATTGCCGAGAAACGTGCGCTTGTAATCCTGCTCGTCAATGGCAGGGCGGTATATGTAGGTGTTCCCTTCAAGACGAGAGGCTACATACCCCTTACGCTCCAGATTCTTAAATACCGAAGCCACCGTAGTGTAAGGAGGCCGCGGAACCGACAGCAATTCGATGGCCTGCTTTACATTGCATGAACCGAGTTGCCACACGCAACGCATGATTTCTTCTTCCTGATGAGTGAGTGGAGTCATAAATATGATTCAATATTAAATTTACACAACGCAAATCTACGAAAATTTCGTAGTTATTTTTTCATTACATCGATTTTATTGTCACATTCCCTCATATTGCCATAATGGACAGCCTGTTATACATAAAAAAAGAGGCCGCGTCAAAATTGACACGGCCTCTCGATATTTATATCAATGTTGAATTATGCGGCTTTCTTGCCTGAATTGCGACGACGGTCGGTGAGATAAGCCACCGGAGCAGCCACGTAGATAGTGGCAAGTGTACCGGTGATTACACCGAACAACATTGCAAATGTAAAGCTGCGGATAGATTCACCACCAAGGATAAAGATACACAGAAGCACAAGAAGCGTAGAGCATGATGTCATGATTGTACGACTCAATGTCGAGTTAATTGACATGTTGATCATACTGAAGAAATCCTGCTTGGGATAGAGCTGTGTATTTTCACGCACACGGTCAAACACAACCACCGTATCGTTGATCTGGTAACCGATAACGGTAAGGATTGCCGCAATGAATGTCTGGTCAATCTCCATTGAGAACGGAAGGATGCCCCAGAAAAGCGAGTAGAATCCGATGATAGTGAATGCGGTGAATGCAACTGCGGCGAGAGCACCTACCGAGAATGCTACATTGTGGAATCGGAGCAAGATGTAGAGGAACATCGCGATGAGCGACAGAACAACGGCGATGTAAGCATCGTTCTTCATGTCGGCTGCGATTGTAGGACCTACCTTCTGTGAGCTCTGGATACCAACATTCTCATTAGTTGTCGAGAAGTCCTCAAGGCTCATGTTGCCTATCTCATCCTTAAGACCATTGTAGAGGATTTCGGTGATTTCACGGTCAACGCCGTCAGTTTCCTCGTTAATCTTATAGTTGGTCGAGATACGCACCTTGGTGTCATTGTCGATAGTGATTACCGAAAGTGATGCATTGGGGAATGAGGGAGCAAGCTTGCTCTGAATCTCATGAGTCTTGACGGGATGATCAAATTGAACTACATAGTTGCGACCACCCGAGAAGTCGATACCCTGATTCATTCCGCGGAGGAAGAGCGATGCGACAACAATCAGCACCAATATACCGCAAACGGTAAATGAAACCTTACGCTGACCAAGGAAGTTGATCTTGGTGTTGGTAAGCATATTGCGAGAGAGCTTGGTGGTGAATGTCAAGCGCTGGAAGGGAGCGGTCTTGCCAAATCCGATGAATACAAGACGGGTGAGGAACACTGCAGTGAAGAACGAGCATACGATACCGATGATAAGGGTAGTAGCAAAACCCTTGATGGGGCCTGTTCCGTAAAGGAGCAGAATCACTGCGGTGATTACTGAAGTCAAGTTAGAGTCGAAGATTGCCGAGAAAGCGTTGCTGTAACCGTCGGCGATTGCCTGGCGAATGTTCTTGCCAGCGCGAAGTTCCTCCTTGGCGCGCTCGAAGATAAGCACGTTGGCGTCAACGGCCATACCGAGAGCAAGCACGATACCGGCGATACCGGGGAGCGTGAGCACTGCCTGGAATGAAGCAAGTATACCGAATGTAAAGAAGAGGTTGCACACAAGTCCCATGTTGGCAACGAGTCCGGGAATGAATCCGTAGAAGAACATCATGAACGCCATCAAAAGCACGAGTGCGATGACAAACGAAAGGAATCCGTCATGGATTGCCTGCTTACCGAGCGAAGGACCGATTACGGTATCGCTGATGATGTCTACCTTGGCAGCCATCTTACCTGACTTAAGCACGTTGGCCAAGTCCTTTGCATCCTCGACAGTGAACTGACCGGTTATCTGTGAGCGACCGCCCTCGATTACCGAGTTGATTCGGGGATAAGAGTATACATGATCGTCAAGCACGATTGCAACGGGCTTGCCGAGGTTGTTCTGAGTAACGCGGGCCCAAGCCTTTGCGCCTTCGCTGTTCATGTTCATCGAAACGTAGTTACCCGACATGTTGTCGAAGTCGCTGGTTGCCGATACTACGACATCACCTGCAAGAGCGGGCTTGCCGTTGTTTGACTTAAGAGCGATGAGCTGATAGATTTCAGCCTTGCGGGTAGTGTTGGTGGCAGTGTCGGTGTACTGAACTTCCTGAGGCTTAACCTCCCAGCGGAGTTTAAGGTTGGAAGGAAGGATGCGAGCTGCAACAGGGCTCTCGAGGATTGAGTCGATTACCTCGCGATGAGCCTGAGTTGCCATACCTACGATGGGAGTGCCGGGATAGCCCTGACCGTCAAAGTAAGCGAAGATGCTGTTTACATTGGCGGTGCTGTCGCTGCGGAGTGCATTCTCAAGTGCCATGAGCTGCGACTGAATCTCGTCGATGGTGTAAACTTCGTAGAATTCGAGGTTGGCCGATGCCTTAAGAAGCTCACGCACACGGTCGTGCTCCTTAACACCGGGGAGTTCAAGAAGAATCTGACCGTCCTTCTCAAGTTCCTGAATGTTGGGCGATACAACACCAAACTGGTCGATACGGTTGCGGAGCACGTTGGTCGAACTTGCCACACGGTCCTTAACCTCCTGCTTTACTGTTGCCTCAACCTGCGCAGCGTTTTCGCCACGCTTAGCCACGTTCTTGAACACGACAGCCATGTCGGCCGAGGGATCAATGCGCTGATATTCCTTGAAGAAGGCAGCAACGTAGTCGCTCGTCTTAGTCTTCTTGACTACTGAATCGGTAGCTGAAATCACGGCGTTGAAGGTCTTGTTGCCTTCGGCGTTAGCCATAGAGCGGAGAATGTCGGGAACCGAAACCTGAAGGATAACGTTCATACCTCCTTTCAGGTCGAGGCCGAGGCCTACGCCCATCTTCTGAACTTGATTGAACGTATAACCGAGAACGGGATAAACCTTCTCCTTACCGATAGAGTCGATGTAGTTTTTGTAAGCCTTCTTGTAAGAGTCGGAAGCAGCGTCACCGCCCGACATCACCATAGCATACTCGGTAGCCTTATCCTCGTAACGCTTGGTCACCCAAGAGAATGAGAGATAAAACAGACACACGAGCACCAAGAAGATCGCTATCACACCGGATATAGCACTTCCGGTCGTACCTTTGCTTTGCATGTGTAAGTTAAGTGATATTTAAAGTTATTAATAAAAATTTTTTCGCAATTTTTTCAGCGTGCAAATATAACGTTTTTTTCTGTGACTTCCATAAACTGAGGCCAATAAAATGGCCATATTCCATGATTTAAGGTGTATTAGACCCCGTTTCCTAATATTTGTTAACGCCGGGGCCGCAGTTCGTCAATAGACGAGCCGCACATTGTCGACCCACAATGTCATGCCGGGGGTACCCTCAAAAGCCACACCGCAACCCGATGAAGCCATGACGAGCATGTGGGTCGGCACCGCATCGGGAGCATCCCATTTCACCTCTTTCACCGGCACCATCTTGCCCTTGGAGTTGCGTGCGTAATAGGAGCGTTCATCGGGGATAAGCCCCATGTAATCCTTATAGTCGGGATGTGAAGATATGTCACCGTAAAGCACCTTAATGTCATGATTGCGAATCCAATCGGTTGATGTAGCGTAACGCTCGCGGCCGGTTCCCACCCGCGCGGCGTATATGTTGCCGTCGGCATCCTCCCAGCGTCGCTGAAGCAGGATGTAGACCTCGGCATTATCCTTGCCGGGAATATCCTTTCGCGACGAGCCGGTGGCGCGTACACGGCTTACCCCTTCAGGGATATGCACCTTATAGTCAATGCGCAAAGCCGAAGGGCGGCGGGTAAACGGAATGCCCATCTCCATTTTTGAATAGGGATTTGACGCATTTTTTATAGGCTCTATGTTGTAGCCGAGATATATCGACCCCGACACAAGAACCTGCAGGTTTACAATGCCGAGCACCTTGACTTTCTCTATTACAGTAGTGAGCTTGCAGCAACGGCCTCCGGCGGGATTGGCATCGGGAAACACAGCATTGCTCGCCTTGACAATGCCCATAACGTTGGCCATCACATTGGATGTGGCCCATGGCGAACCGCCCATATTGGAATAGACCTTGTTGCCGTCGATAACCATTTCGGGAGCTATCTCGTAGACCTTCTTTGTGTTTCCGCCAAGCAGCTTCGACTCGGTGATATTGCGGGTAACCCAGTTTTCAAAGTCGGCATATTTAATCAGGTCAACCTCCTGACCTGCAACGGCAAGGATGCCAACCAACAAAGACAAAACAGTCGACAATATGCGCATATCTTAATCCCGTTAAAATTTATTGCACAAAGATAACAATTATACAGCCGTAACTGATTATGCTCGCGACAAAACCGACTGCCGTTTAACGGCAGAAACGCCTTATGCGCCAACAATAGGGCAAAACGGAACAAATGTCGCCGACTTATACGCGGAATATCAGGGCTACAGCCTGTGCGGCTATGCCCTCTTCACGGCCTGTGAAGCCAAGGCGCTCAGTGGTTGTAGCCTTAACCGAAACGCAATCAAGCTCAAGACCAAGGTCGGAGGCGACGCACTCGATCATCGCCGGAATGTGGGGCAACAATTTGGGAGCCTGTGCCATTATCGTGATGTCGACATTGCCTATTGCATAGCCTCTTGCGGCCAACAATTCACGCACACGGCGCAACAGCACCCTTGAATCGGCACCCTTATAAGCAGGATCGGTATCGGGGAAGTGATAGCCTATGTCACGCAATGCTGCAGCGCCGAGCAGTGCGTCACACAAAGCATGAAGAGCGACATCGGCATCGCTGTGTCCGAGCAATCCGAGAGTATGAGGTATCTTTACGCCGCAGAGCCACAGGTCACGGCCCTCGACGAGGCGGTGGACATCAAATCCGTTGCCTATGCGAAAATTAGGTATATTCATGATTATAAAAACTTTATTTATTTGCGTCCGAACATCTCCTTGAGTCCGTCCATGTCAAATGTAAGCGTGAAACGAAGTGTCTGGTCAAGCGGCGATGTCTGCGCGGTAGCTATCATATAGGAAGCGTCGAGCCGAAGCACATTGAGAGCGAATCCGGCACCCATACCGAAGTATTTGCGACCTCCCTTGAACTCATTCTCATAATAGTATCCGGCCCTGAGGAAAAACTGCTGATTATAGCTGTATTCAGCACCTATCGCCCATGTAATCTCACGCAGCTCCTCCTTAAATCCTCCGGGGGCATCGCCGAACGACTTGAAAATCCCGGTTATAGGCGACATGTCCTCCCACTCCACAAGAGCGTCAAGATAACGCTGTTCGCCTTCAGGAGTGTCGTCATAGTCGCCCCGACGGGGCTTGGTGGGGACAAGCAGCTTATTCAGGTCGAGCGAAAGGGCAAGATTGTGGTAATCGGCAAGAGGGAATGTGAATGTAGTACCAAGTCGCAGGTTGGCGGGCAGAAATACGGGGCTCTCCCCGTTATTGTAGCTCACCTTGCTTCCTACATTGGACACGTTCCAGCCCCACGACCATTGACACTCATTACGCCCTATCATGGGATAGTAGGTGAAGAATCCGGCTACATCAGCCGAAAAAGCCGAAGCTCCGGTCGACTGGTCGCCCGAGTATGAGGTCGAGAAACCAAGGTCGGAATAGATGTAACGCAACACGACTCCCATCGAATATTTATCGGACAATTTACGGGAATATCCCACATCAAACGACATTTCATAGGGATTAAGAGTCTGACCCGCCGAGATGTCGCTGCCAGTGGTTATCTCGCCAAGCGAAAAGTAACGTAGCGAAGCGCTCACCGCCTGGTTGTCACCGTCGCCTATCTTCCAGTATCCCGAAAGGTTGGCGAGAAATATGTCGTCGACAATCTTGCGCAGCCACGGAGTGTAGCTGAGCGACACCGCCCCACCGCTATAGGCAAATGCATACTTTGCCGGATTCCAGAACTGGGAATTGGCGTCGGGATCGGTGGCCGCACCGATATCGCCCATCGATGCACCGCGTGCATCGGGAGCTATGTTAAGCGAAGTCACCCCCGTCTGCACAGGATTGAATTCGTCCTTCGGAGTTTCGGCGACGAGCGTCGAGTGAAGAAACAATATGGCGAGGGCGGTCAGCGTGTATCGTACCATGTAATGTGACATTGTACTATAATAACCGCAAAACCGCCCTTTTATTGTATAAGCGCGAGCCAAAGAGGTCGATTACTTCTCCTCGCCCTTAATAAGCCTTACGTGATATATGCCTCCCGCACTATGTCCGGGATGGCTGCGGAATGTCACCGTCACGTGCGATTTGCCGGCGAGCAGATCGGCGGGAATAGGATACTCCACATTCACAAATTCGTCACGCTTCCACTTGCCCGACACATTTTCCGATGCAAGCAGAGTGTCATCAACGAGTATGTCAAATGTACGCTTTCCGTTCTCATTACCCCAGTAACGCACCATCAGGGCAAGCGAGTCGATGTTGTCGGTGCTCAACATGTAGCTGAAGTAGCCTCCGTTGGAAGCGTCACGCCAAGGCTCGCCCTGGAAGTTGCCCTTATTGGAGCGGTCAAACTTCATGCCGTGATCCACCTCAGGCTGCTGCTCACCGGTGTTGACAGCGTCGACAGTGCGGCGGTCGAGAGCAAGGCGCATCTCCTCCTTAAGCTGCTCTTCGCGCAGGTAGGAGGCATATTGCTCGGGAGTCATCGAAAGCCAGTACATCATGTAACGGCAATCGTGGATGCGGGCAAAGGGTTCAAGTTCAAGTGACGCATATTTTGCATCAAACAGTCCGGGGACGGTATATGTCATCGGCTTGCCCTCAACAGGCTTCATGTTATTGAGCTTCTTAAGAATCTCGTCACGCGTTCCTATAAGTAACGGAGTATCAAACACAGAAACAAGCGGACCCGATGCGATGTGCGCCCAACGACCGTCGTCACCTACAAGACCGTCGAGATTTTCGGTACTGTAACGCGCACCCATCACAATGGGACCGCGCACGATCGATATGTAATCGGGCACATTGGGTATCTCCTCAACCGTTACGGCCATGGGCAACGACAGTTCCACTACATCACCGTCACGCCATGTACGGTCGATCGTCACATAGGACTGCGCCGGAGAGGCAGCAATCTCCTTTCCATTGACCTTGACAGTCATCCCCTCGCACCATCCCGGATGACGCAGCTGAAGCTTGAACTTCTTCTTGCCACGGGTATTCACGACGAGGCGCGATGACTCGGAGTCGGGGAACGATGTCGACTGGGTTAGTGTCACGCCCTTGTCACGCCAGTTAAGACGCGATGCGATGAAGAGGTTCACCTGAAGCGAATCGCCCGAATGAGTGTATATGAATTGTCCGTATTTTCCGTGATTCTCCATTCCGGTTCCGACGCAGCACCACATTGCGCTGTTGGGCTGTGAATAGACGCGATAGTGACCCGGACGAGCCGAGGTGAAGTAAACGTAACCTCCGTGTTCGGGGTGTTGGGTCGACAGGATGTGATTGAACAGAGCGCGCTCATAGAAATCGGCATACTCGGCGGTAGGCGACATTCGGAACAGGCCCTCGGTCAGCTTCAGCATATTGTTGGTGTTACATGACTCGGGGCCTTCACGGTCATCGGCGTAGCTCTTGCAGTCGGCAGCCGAAGCAAAATGCTCGCGACGGCTGTTTCCGCCTATCGACAGTGAGCGGTCGTGTACAACGGTGTTCCAGAAGAATCGGGCAGCCGAGTCAAATGTCTTGTCGCCGTCAAGTTCGGCTATTCGCTGATAGCCTACAACCTTAGGCACCTGAGTGTTGGCATGCTTGTTATCGAGGTTGTCGACACCGGCCGCCATGCTGTCAAGCAGCCAATGGTGAGCGAAACGCTTGGCGGCATCAAGGTAACGCTTATCTCCGGTCATGGCATAAGCGTCGGCATAAACTTCGTCCATGCCTCCAAACTCGTTGTCGAGCATAGCTTCCATCTGCTTGTCGTCAAGAGGTGCTATGACATCGATGCCCCAGTCACACAACTTCAGGAACATGTCACGCGCCTGCTTGTCGCCCGTGTACACCCATGCGTCACGCAGTCCGGCGTAGGTCTTGTGAACATTATACCAGGGCACCCAGTATTTCCACACAATGCCCACATTGCCGTCATGTATCTCCTTCCACAGCTTGGCACCGTTGGGCACACCGCCTATATAACCGTCGCCGTTGGCGTCCTGACATCTTTTCAGCTCCGATATCATGTAATCCATTCGCGATTTAAGCTCCTTGTTGCCTGTTGCGGCATAGTGAATGGCGAGAGCCGAAAGATAGTGTCCGCCCACATGTCCGTCAAGTCCTTCCCAGTTGGAGAAAAGCTCGCCCTTGGGCTGCAGACCGGCCTCTTTCAGAAAAGGAGCGAGCAACCGGTCGACATCGTATTGTAGCAGCACATCCACATTCAGGTCGCAGGCATGCTTGAAAGGGCCGTCGAGCAATTGCACATCGCTCAACGAAAACTCATTGGGGTAAAGCCGCTGCTGTGCGCTCAATGGCGACATTGCTGCAAGCAACATGACGCCGGCGGCCAGAAAGTGTCGGTAATTCATTGCAATAGAAATGTTGTTGGGTTAATGATTTCTTACAAAGTTAATGAAAATCCGCAACATAACGCCTATCGACACACAGCAACCGCCAACAATTAGGAATATTAAACAAATGGTGCCGCCCCATTTTCAGGGACGGCACCATCCGTTAAGTTTCAAGTATTAAGTCACTCTTATTTTTCCGAGGCCTGATATTCGGCGCGTGCGATGTACTTGTCAATGTCAAGATTGTAAGCGCGCGAATATTCGGGATAGTCAGCCTTGATAGCCTTGAGCACCTTAAGCTCGGCGGCATAATCCTTCTGCTCACGAAGCACGGTGGCCTTCTTAAGCATGAAGAGCGGAGTATAGAGAGCGTTGTTGTCGCTTATCTTGATGGCCTTGTCGTAGGAAGCAAGAGCATCGGAATACTTCTGGAGATTGACATAGCAGTCACCTTCGAGCGACATTGCAGCAGCGCCCACAAGAGCTTCCTTGGGATCGAAGTTCTTCAGGTTGCTGATTGCCTCCTCATACTTTCCGTCACGGTAAAGCATTGTTGCGGCAACAAGAGTGGCACGGTTGCCGGCCTCATATCCATATTCGTTGGCAACCTGCTGATATTGTGCAAGTGCTACCGAGTCATTGCCCTGCGAGAGGGTGATGTCGGCCTGCGATACAGCCTCGTTAGCGGCCTTTATACCGGGGTTACGCACTGCAAAAATGTAGATGATAACGATGATGGCGATTACCGAAATGGCAATCATGCCCCACATTACATACTTCTGACCTTTGGTCACATTGTTCTTTAACTCTTCATTCTCCTTGTTGAGCACATCAAGCTCAATAGGTTCATTCTGTTTCGGGTCTTTATCAGCCATTGTGTATTAATATTTTTCAGTATATAACAAATGAGAGCCGAAAAAGTAGGCTCATTAATTGTGCAAAATTAACCTAAATTATTAATTTACCCAAATTTTACGGCAAAAAAGGCAATAATAACAAAAATGAGGTATATCAAACGGCCGACAAGCCAAAAAAGGCGTTAAGAGTGAGGATTATTAGGCAATTATTATGTAATTTTGCATCAATTTGATAAATTGTATACAATTATGAATATACTTGAATTGAGCGAACAAGAGATAGTGCGCCGAGGAAGTCTTGACGAAATGCGTCGTATGGGCATAGACCCCTACCCCGCAGCCCTGTACCCCACCGACGCCTATACCACCGAGATTAAAGAGACATTCAGCGACGATGCGCCTCAACGCGAGGTGTGCATAGCCGGCCGCATAATGAGCCGCCGCATAATGGGCAAAGCCTCATTCATGGAACTTCAGGACTCGAAAGGCCGCATTCAGGTCTACATAAGCCGCGACGACCTCTGTCCCGGCGAAGACAAGGAGCTATACAATGTAGTGTTCAAGAAACTCCTCGACATAGGCGACTTTGTGGGAGTGAAAGGCTACGTGTTCCGCACTCAGACCGGCGAAATTTCGGTTCACGCCCGCGAGCTCACGGTGCTTAGCAAATCACTGCGTCCGCTCCCCATCGTCAAGGTCAAGGACGGCGTTACCTACGATGCATTCGACGATCCCGAGCTGCGTTATCGCCGCCGCTATGTCGACCTCGTTGTCAACGATCAAGTAAAGGACATATTCATCAAGCGCACCAAAGTGTTCAACTCGATGCGCAACTACTTCAACGACCACGGTTACATGGAGGTGGAAACACCCATCCTGCAGTCGATACCCGGCGGTGCAGCCGCACGCCCCTTCATCACCCACCACAATGCGCTCGACATTCCCCTCTATCTCCGCATTGCCGACGAGCTTTACCTGAAGCGCCTCATCGTAGGTGGCTTTGAAGGTGTCTACGAGTTCTCAAAGAACTTCCGTAACGAGGGTATGGACCGCACCCACAACCCCGAGTTCACCTGTATGGAAATCTACGTTGCCTACAAGGACTACAACTGGATGATGGACTTCACCGAAAAGATGCTTGAAAAGATATGCCTCGATGTCAACGGCACGACCGAAGTCAAGGTTGGCGACAACACTATCAGCTTCAAGGCTCCCTTCAAGCGCATAACGATGATTGACGCGATAAAGGAGCACACCGGCATCGACATCGCCGGCATGGACGAAGAGCAATTGCGCGAAGTGTGCCGCAAGCTCGACATCGAAGCCGACGAAACCATGGGCAAGGGCAAGCTCATCGACGAGATATTCGGCGAAAAATGCGAAGGCAACTACATTCAGCCCACGTTCATTATCGACTATCCCATCGAAATGTCGCCCCTCACCAAGCGTCACCGCAACAATCCCGAGCTCACCGAGCGCTTCGAGCTTATGGTCAACGGAAAGGAACTTGCCAACGCATATTCCGAGCTTAACGACCCCATCGACCAGTATGAGCGCTTTGTAGAGCAGATGCGTCTTGCCGAAAAGGGCGACGACGAAGCAATGATAATCGACAAGGACTTCATCCGCGCTCTTGAGTACGGAATGCCTCCCACTTCAGGCATGGGAATCGGCATGGACCGACTCGTGATGCTGATGACCGGCCAGACCACCATTCAGGAGGTGCTGCTCTTCCCGCAGATGCGTCCCGAAAAAGTCCAGCCCCGCGACAAGGAAGAGGCCTACACCGCAATAGGAGTACCCGCCGAATGGGTTGCACCGCTTCAGAAAGCCGGCATAATGACCGTGAGCCAGCTCGCAGGAGCCAATCCCGGCAAGATATTCCAGGATCTATGCGGCATTAACAAGAAATTTAAACTCGAACTTAAAAATCCGACACAGGACGACATCAAGTCATGGATTGCAGCAGTCGAACAGTAGAATCAACATTCCCGTTCCCCGGCAAGATAGCGGTGATGGGTGGAGGCTCCTGGGCCACCGCCCTGTCAAAACTGCTGCTACAGAATTGCGACTCGATAATATGGTATATGCGCCGTGACGACCGCATCAACGACTTCAAGAGGCTCGGACACAATCCCGCCTATCTGTCGGATGTGGAGTTCCCCATAGGACGCATCGATTTCCGCAGCGACATAAACGCGGCATGCACCGAAGCCGACACTCTCCTGATGGCAATGCCGTCGCCCTACTTCAAAAGCCACCTGGCAAAGCTGACAGCCGACATATCGGACAAAAACATCGTAGTGGCCACCAAAGGCATCGTCCCCGACGAGAATGAGGTGATAAGCGACTACATGGTGGAGTACTACGGCGTCGACCCGTCACGCATAGTAGTCGTGTCGGGACCCTGCCATGCTGAAGAGGTGGCACTCGGCCGATTGAGCTATCTCACCGTTGCCTGCAACGACATCGAGCTTGCACGTAAATTCACATCCATGCTCGACGGAAAGGCGATGAAGACCTTCGTATCGACCGATGTACACGGAATTGAATATGCAGGCGTACTTAAAAACATCTACGCAATAGCCTCGGGAATGGTACACGGGATGAAAGCCGGCGACAATTATCAGGCGATGGTGATATCCAACGCCATACGCGAGATGGCGCGGTTCATCGAAGCCATATCGCCCGGCAAGCGTCAGATATGCGACTCGGTATATCTCGGCGATC contains:
- the lysS gene encoding lysine--tRNA ligase; translation: MNILELSEQEIVRRGSLDEMRRMGIDPYPAALYPTDAYTTEIKETFSDDAPQREVCIAGRIMSRRIMGKASFMELQDSKGRIQVYISRDDLCPGEDKELYNVVFKKLLDIGDFVGVKGYVFRTQTGEISVHARELTVLSKSLRPLPIVKVKDGVTYDAFDDPELRYRRRYVDLVVNDQVKDIFIKRTKVFNSMRNYFNDHGYMEVETPILQSIPGGAAARPFITHHNALDIPLYLRIADELYLKRLIVGGFEGVYEFSKNFRNEGMDRTHNPEFTCMEIYVAYKDYNWMMDFTEKMLEKICLDVNGTTEVKVGDNTISFKAPFKRITMIDAIKEHTGIDIAGMDEEQLREVCRKLDIEADETMGKGKLIDEIFGEKCEGNYIQPTFIIDYPIEMSPLTKRHRNNPELTERFELMVNGKELANAYSELNDPIDQYERFVEQMRLAEKGDDEAMIIDKDFIRALEYGMPPTSGMGIGMDRLVMLMTGQTTIQEVLLFPQMRPEKVQPRDKEEAYTAIGVPAEWVAPLQKAGIMTVSQLAGANPGKIFQDLCGINKKFKLELKNPTQDDIKSWIAAVEQ
- a CDS encoding glycoside hydrolase family 127 protein — translated: MNYRHFLAAGVMLLAAMSPLSAQQRLYPNEFSLSDVQLLDGPFKHACDLNVDVLLQYDVDRLLAPFLKEAGLQPKGELFSNWEGLDGHVGGHYLSALAIHYAATGNKELKSRMDYMISELKRCQDANGDGYIGGVPNGAKLWKEIHDGNVGIVWKYWVPWYNVHKTYAGLRDAWVYTGDKQARDMFLKLCDWGIDVIAPLDDKQMEAMLDNEFGGMDEVYADAYAMTGDKRYLDAAKRFAHHWLLDSMAAGVDNLDNKHANTQVPKVVGYQRIAELDGDKTFDSAARFFWNTVVHDRSLSIGGNSRREHFASAADCKSYADDREGPESCNTNNMLKLTEGLFRMSPTAEYADFYERALFNHILSTQHPEHGGYVYFTSARPGHYRVYSQPNSAMWCCVGTGMENHGKYGQFIYTHSGDSLQVNLFIASRLNWRDKGVTLTQSTSFPDSESSRLVVNTRGKKKFKLQLRHPGWCEGMTVKVNGKEIAASPAQSYVTIDRTWRDGDVVELSLPMAVTVEEIPNVPDYISIVRGPIVMGARYSTENLDGLVGDDGRWAHIASGPLVSVFDTPLLIGTRDEILKKLNNMKPVEGKPMTYTVPGLFDAKYASLELEPFARIHDCRYMMYWLSMTPEQYASYLREEQLKEEMRLALDRRTVDAVNTGEQQPEVDHGMKFDRSNKGNFQGEPWRDASNGGYFSYMLSTDNIDSLALMVRYWGNENGKRTFDILVDDTLLASENVSGKWKRDEFVNVEYPIPADLLAGKSHVTVTFRSHPGHSAGGIYHVRLIKGEEK
- a CDS encoding NAD(P)H-dependent glycerol-3-phosphate dehydrogenase; translated protein: MDCSSRTVESTFPFPGKIAVMGGGSWATALSKLLLQNCDSIIWYMRRDDRINDFKRLGHNPAYLSDVEFPIGRIDFRSDINAACTEADTLLMAMPSPYFKSHLAKLTADISDKNIVVATKGIVPDENEVISDYMVEYYGVDPSRIVVVSGPCHAEEVALGRLSYLTVACNDIELARKFTSMLDGKAMKTFVSTDVHGIEYAGVLKNIYAIASGMVHGMKAGDNYQAMVISNAIREMARFIEAISPGKRQICDSVYLGDLLVTSYSRFSRNHNFGAMIGRGYTVKAAMMEMEMVAEGYYGTKCIHEINRKYEVNMPLLDCVYRILYERCPVSLAFEKLSTELI
- a CDS encoding tetratricopeptide repeat protein — encoded protein: MADKDPKQNEPIELDVLNKENEELKNNVTKGQKYVMWGMIAISVIAIIVIIYIFAVRNPGIKAANEAVSQADITLSQGNDSVALAQYQQVANEYGYEAGNRATLVAATMLYRDGKYEEAISNLKNFDPKEALVGAAAMSLEGDCYVNLQKYSDALASYDKAIKISDNNALYTPLFMLKKATVLREQKDYAAELKVLKAIKADYPEYSRAYNLDIDKYIARAEYQASEK